A stretch of Phoenix dactylifera cultivar Barhee BC4 chromosome 16, palm_55x_up_171113_PBpolish2nd_filt_p, whole genome shotgun sequence DNA encodes these proteins:
- the LOC113463539 gene encoding protein argonaute 2-like, whose product MDVQAKGRKGGGKGKERGAGKHGCSQSDGSKQMHAPKSSGHGPSEITFQQLGRKTNYGGDGIPSEEANQGQGNAVPPTDGHGDAPPPRAPSPMLNAPKLPDTESSALGLKNPLEEPPLPEEERRVPMRRPDSGGSSGICSIKLLANFFLIKYNEEGVILHYHMDIQSEKPTGTYETVQISKSCLLTIKNKLFKTEPEKFPPSMIAYDGERNLYSAVQLPAGKFRVEVHRRTYYVVIEFNKQLELGHLRDQPLQREVLQGLNVIAREASISHRITCGRSLYSKTINHAFDLGRGITALEGSKQTLKCTEQGLMLRLEHSLMPFLKPAPVLQFLEENLGISFDEGMQLNKLQKLAVESALRGLQVTVLHRREKQKFTVFGLTGSTAKNIAFKDDRSGKKVRLVEYYRVKHKVEIRFQGLPCLDLSKNQMNYVPMEFCELAEGQMYQKDGLLREEERKLMHMALAPPNKRKEMILRMIAAADGPCSGELAKNFDILVTKDMTQVRGRVLRHPDLRLGNSKGQSCKFKIQKEDCQWNLLKNKLLKGQKLDHWAIIDFSANPSHRKQQRLNTGAFIHDLVRRCRDLGIQIQERPLFVQNSSMAVLSNYKCLFEELSRAKQSPEGYQVQLLICTMADRHTGYGSLKLICETELGIMTQCCLTFHVNNNQKKGRYLANLALKINAKLGGTSVELFDVLPRMKNCPFMFIGADVNHPAGSNTNSPSIAAVVATLDCSQASRYAASVRAQPHRVERIVHLGDMCKELVEMYSRSNGVKPEKIIYFRDGVSDGQFDMVLNEELQHLKAAIESDHYSPTITVVVAQKRHHTRLFPRDDEKPWNTSTGNVPPGTVVDTGIVDQSTFNFYLCSHYGRLGTSKPTHYYVLHDDNGFTSDELQRLIYNLCFTFARCTRPVSLVTPVYYADLMAYRGRLYYEGMANLRSPASTTSSTSSSSSTPASFDHVILPKLHRNVQDKMVFL is encoded by the exons ATGGATGTCCAAgccaagggaagaaaaggaggtggaaagggaaaagaaagaggagcTGGAAAACATGGCTGTTCTCAAAGTGATGGCTCCAAGCAAATGCATGCACCAAAAAGCAGTGGCCATGGACCTTCAGAGATCACTTTTCAGCAATTAGGCAGGAAAACAAACTACGGTGGTGATGGCATACCCTCTGAGGAGGCGAACCAAGGCCAAGGCAATGCAGTTCCTCCTACTGATGGACATGGCGATGCACCGCCACCGCGAGCTCCATCTCCAATGCTGAATGCACCAAAATTACCAGATACTG AGTCTTCAGCATTAGGCCTGAAAAATCCATTGGAGGAACCACCTTTACCAGAGGAGGAAAGAAGGGTGCCGATGCGAAGGCCAGACTCCGGTGGATCATCGGGCATTTGCTCCATCAAACTCCTTGCCAATTTTTTCCTTATTAAGTACAATGAGGAAGGAGTCATCTTGCACTATCACATGGATATCCAGAGTGAAAAGCCAACCGGCACTTATGAAACTGTGCAGATCTCAAAGTCATGCTTGCTGACCATCAAGAACAAGCTATTCAAGACCGAACCAGAGAAATTTCCGCCGTCAATGATAGCCTACGACGGCGAGAGGAATCTCTACAGTGCAGTTCAACTGCCGGCAGGGAAATTCAGAGTGGAGGTACATCGCCGAACATACTACGTTGTCATAGAATTCAACAAGCAACTAGAACTCGGCCACCTTCGTGACCAGCCTCTCCAAAGAGAGGTCTTGCAGGGCTTAAATGTGATTGCTCGAGAGGCCTCGatatcacataggatcaccTGCGGCAGAAGCTTATACTCCAAGACCATCAATCATGCCTTCGACCTTGGCAGAGGTATCACAGCTCTAGAGGGCTCGAAGCAAACACTCAAGTGCACCGAGCAGGGCCTGATGCTCCGTCTGGAGCACTCCCTCATGCCCTTCCTCAAGCCTGCACCGGTGCTCCAATTTCTTGAGGAGAACCTGGGGATCTCATTTGATGAAGGCATGCAGCTAAACAAGCTTCAGAAGCTGGCAGTGGAGAGCGCGCTGAGGGGATTGCAGGTTACGGTGCTTCATCGGAGGGAGAAGCAAAAGTTCACGGTCTTCGGATTGACGGGTTCGACTGCGAAAAACATTGCATTCAAGGATGACCGTTCTGGAAAGAAGGTGAGACTTGTGGAATACTACAGGGTTAAGCACAAGGTTGAGATTAGATTTCAGGGTCTTCCTTGCCTGGATCTGAGCAAAAACCAGATGAACTATGTGCCCATGGAGTTTTGTGAATTAGCTGAAGGGCAGATGTATCAGAAGGATGGCTtgctgagagaggaagagaggaaatTGATGCATATGGCTTTAGCTCCtccaaacaaaaggaaagaaatgaTCCTTAGAATGATTGCTGCAGCAGATGGACCTTGCAG TGGAGAGCTTGCAAAGAACTTTGATATATTAGTCACCAAAGATATGACGCAGGTGAGAGGTCGAGTTCTCCGGCATCCTGATCTAAGACTCGGAAACTCCAAAGGCCAAAGCTGCAAATTTAAAATTCAGAAGGAAGACTGCCAATGGAATCTGCTCAAGAACAAGCTACTGAAAGGCCAGAAGCTGGATCATTGGGCGATTATCGACTTCAGTGCAAACCCATCCCACCGGAAGCAACAGAGACTCAACACTGGTGCATTCATCCATGACCTAGTCAGGCGGTGTCGCGATCTAGGAATCCAAATCCAAGAGAGACCGCTCTTCGTGCAAAATTCCAGCATGGCTGTGCTCTCCAACTACAAGTGTCTCTTTGAAGAGCTATCCAGAGCAAAACAGTCGCCTGAGGGCTACCAAGTCCAGCTTCTCATCTGTACCATGGCAGACCGCCACACTGGATACGGAAGCCTCAAGCTCATATGCGAGACAGAGCTTGGGATCATGACACAATGCTGCCTGACCTTCCATGTCAACAACAACCAAAAGAAGGGCCGATATCTCGCCAACCTCGCACTTAAGATCAATGCCAAGCTTGGTGGAACCAGTGTCGAGCTCTTCGATGTTCTCCCTCGCATGAAAAACTGCCCATTCATGTTCATTGGTGCAGATGTGAACCACCCGGCGGGCTCGAACACCAACAGCCCATCGATCGCAGCAGTTGTTGCTACGCTCGATTGCTCGCAAGCAAGCAGATACGCCGCAAGCGTCCGTGCACAGCCGCACCGCGTCGAGAGGATCGTCCACTTGGGCGATATGTGCAAGGAGCTCGTCGAGATGTACTCTCGATCTAATGGAGTGAAACCAGAGAAGATTATATATTTCCGAGATGGTGTCAGCGATGGCCAATTCGACATGGTCCTCAATGAGGAGCTCCAACATCTCAAAGCAGCAATTGAATCAGACCATTACTCACCAACCATCACAGTTGTGGTCGCTCAGAAGCGCCACCACACGCGTTTGTTTCCAAGAGATGATGAAAAGCCATGGAACACCAGCACTGGAAATGTTCCTCCAGGAACCGTAGTGGACACAGGCATTGTTGATCAATCTACTTTCAATTTCTACCTATGCAGCCATTACGGGAGACTTGGGACGAGCAAGCCAACACACTACTATGTGCTGCATGACGATAATGGCTTCACATCTGATGAGCTTCAGAGACTTATCTACAATCTCTGCTTCACCTTTGCTCGGTGCACCAGGCCAGTTTCCCTGGTCACACCAGTCTACTACGCAGACCTCATGGCATATCGAGGGCGGCTCTACTACGAAGGGATGGCAAATCTCAGATCACCTGCATCAACAACATCATCTACTTCATCATCCTCATCAACACCAGCTTCTTTTGACCATGTCATCCTCCCTAAGCTGCACAGAAATGTACAAGACAAGATGGTCTTCTTGTAA